One window of Quercus robur chromosome 12, dhQueRobu3.1, whole genome shotgun sequence genomic DNA carries:
- the LOC126709375 gene encoding pectinesterase-like: MLGKAAVSAISVILVVGVALAIVGVVQHQSSSKSDSGSENQISTQQKAVSVFCGKTDYQEICQKTLTPVADQGVKDPKEFVKAALQSTINEVTKALNFSDTLITNVSSSTPRVKMEAEDCKDLLEFAVDELQSSFSMVGDSNINNMTDKATEIKNWLSAVISYQTSCLDGLSEAPEFQSLMSKNLQNASSLTSNALAIVSELGAILKAYGLELNVKPSSGSRRLLGEDGYPTWFSASDRKLLAASPGTVRPNAVVAKDGSGQYKTISAALAAYPKNLRGRYIIYVKAGVYNEYITVTKNQKNVFIYGDGPRKTIVTGNKSNKGGFSTFKTASFSAVGQGFIAKSMGFTNTAGPEGHQAVALRVQSDMAVIYNCRMDAYQDTLYIQAHRQFYRNCVISGTVDFIFGDSATIIQNCLIIVRKPLDNQKNTVTAHGRADKREITALVIHNSRIVPERKLFPVRFRIPTYLGRPWKEYARTVIMETTLADFVNPEGYLPWAGDFGLATCSYFEYGNRGPGANFRGRVKWKNVRVIRRSEALQFTVNSFIQGNYWLKTTGTPYLPALKI, from the exons atgcTAGGAAAAGCAGCTGTATCTGCAATTTCTGTCATTCTTGTTGTTGGTGTAGCACTTGCTATTGTGGGTGTTGTTCAACACCAAAGTTCGTCCAAGAGCGACAGCGGTAGCGAAAACCAGATTTCAACACAACAGAAGGCTGTCTCAGTCTTCTGTGGAAAGACAGATTACCAGGAAATTTGCCAGAAGACCCTTACTCCCGTTGCTGACCAAGGAGTCAAAGACCCTAAGGAATTTGTCAAGGCTGCATTACAATCCACAATCAATGAGGTTACCAAAGCATTGAACTTCTCTGATACCCTCATAACGAACGTGTCATCTAGCACCCCTAGAGTGAAAATGGAAGCGGAGGATTGCAAAGACTTGTTAGAATTCGCTGTGGATGAGCTCCAATCCTCGTTCTCTATGGTGGGTGACAGCAACATTAACAACATGACTGACAAGGCTACCGAGATTAAGAACTGGTTGAGCGCTGTTATCTCGTACCAAACTTCTTGCCTTGATGGGCTTTCAGAAGCACCTGAATTCCAAAGCCTCATGAGTAAGAATCTCCAAAATGCTTCATCGCTCACCAGCAATGCTTTGGCTATTGTTAGTGAGCTTGGTGCAATCCTCAAGGCCTATGGTTTGGAATTGAATGTCAAGCCCAGTAGTGGCAGTCGCAGACTTCTCGGTGAGGATGGGTATCCAACATGGTTCTCAGCCTCAGACCGCAAGCTTTTGGCTGCGAGTCCAGGAACGGTCAGACCCAACGCGGTTGTGGCTAAGGATGGAAGTGGACAATACAAGACCATTTCTGCTGCACTTGCTGCTTACCCCAAGAACCTCAGAGGCCGATATATTATCTATGTCAAGGCTGGAGTCTATAACGAGTACATTACCGTAACCAAGAATCAGAAGAACGTCTTCATCTATGGTGATGGACCCAGAAAGACCATTGTCACCGGCAACAAGAGCAACAAGGGTGGCTTCTCCACCTTCAAGACTGCCTCCTTCT CTGCAGTTGGACAAGGGTTCATTGCCAAGTCAATGGGATTCACCAACACTGCTGGTCCAGAAGGACACCAAGCTGTGGCTCTCCGTGTCCAATCAGACATGGCAGTCATCTACAACTGCAGGATGGATGCGTACCAAGACACATTGTACATCCAAGCACACAGACAATTCTACCGCAACTGTGTGATTTCAGGCACTGTGGATTTCATCTTTGGTGACTCTGCCACAATTATCCAGAACTGTTTGATCATCGTCAGGAAGCCTTTggacaaccaaaaaaatacagTGACTGCACATGGCAGAGCTGACAAGCGTGAGATCACAGCTTTGGTTATCCACAACTCCAGGATTGTTCCAGAGCGAAAACTCTTCCCTGTCAGGTTCAGGATCCCAACATACTTGGGTAGGCCATGGAAGGAGTATGCTAGGACTGTGATCATGGAGACTACTTTGGCAGATTTCGTTAACCCCGAAGGTTATTTGCCTTGGGCTGGAGACTTTGGCCTTGCAACCTGTAGTTACTTTGAGTATGGTAATCGTGGCCCAGGTGCTAATTTCAGGGGGAGAGTGAAATGGAAAAATGTGAGAGTCATCAGAAGGAGTGAGGCTCTTCAATTCACTGTTAATTCTTTCATTCAAGGCAATTACTGGTTGAAGACTACTGGAACTCCCTACTTGCCCGCTTTGAAAATCTGA